GCTTACCTTGCAGTTCCTGATTGTCTTTAATGAGCTGCTTCATCTGTGATTTTAGATATTTCATGGTGTTTTCCGCTCCTTTCACTTGATGAATATCTATCAAGTATATCACTTAAGGATAGGATAATGGTAAAACGACTTACGATTGACGGATTAAATTTGTACCGCTCTGTTCTTTAAGCGCGCTACAAGCGGAACGACGATGATACCGGCGATAACAACTTGCATCACATTGCCTGGTATAGAGCCAAGCGGAAGGATCCAGTTACCGTAAAGAATCACTTCGGCAAAGTAGTAGCCCACGATTTTCACAATCAGCGCAGCAACAACTGCCAGTGTGTTGACAAGTGCTCTTTTACCAGGTGCTTTTTCAGAGATAAGACCTGCTAAAAAGCCCATAGCCCCTACAATAATAAACGTAAACGGCGCCCATGCTGTCCAGCCCGAGATCAGATCGAATAACCCCATTCCAAAAGCGCCGGCGATGGCTCCTGTTTTTTTACCGTAAATAAAGGCCGCTATAAAAAGAGGAACGTTGCCTAAATGGATAAGGCCTCCGTTACCCATGATTGGAAGCTTTATGTTGATAAACATTGTCGCTACAAACGTCAGTGCGATAAAAAGCGCATGCATGGATAAAGCTTTGATTTTGGTTGATTCTCTTGGTGAGTATGTTGAATTCATCTGTTGACCTCTTTCTTTTTTTACTACTATCATACTCCTATTTGGATACTAAATAAATATGTAAAACTATTTATTTAGTAGGGTATATCATTCTAGCAGCACACAGAGATCCGCTAACTTCAAAAATTGTCCTATCTCTTCTTAAAAAATAAAGTTGCCCCTGCTTCCTTTAGCAGACTGCACCTCCTAATTTTTGTTATGGCAAAGTGTCTGTTCGGACATAATATGAGCAAATCGTTCTTTTTCAAGAGTTGACGAAGGCTGATAAATATGAGAAGTTATATGTTTGTAGAAATGAATGGAATAACCTAGAATTCCAGCGGAACCTGTTACTATAATTGTACTGATATTGACCAAGTCCGTTCAGATTGTGGCAGTCATAATTTTTACATACAGCAAGCAAGTTATAGGAGGAGCAAGAATGGATAATAACGATATTTTAATTAGATTACGATATGCCTTGGATTTAAAAAATACAGAAATGGTAGAGATCTTTACTCTTGGCGGAGAAGATGTAACCAAAGAAGACGTATTAAAAATCCTTACGAGAACACCGGATGAAGAAGACGAGGATGCAGTTCATGCGGACGATCATATACCGTGCACGAACAGTATGTTAGATTCTTTTTTAAACGGTTTTATTACCTTCAAAAGAGGAAAACAAGATCCTAAACCAGGGCAAGCACCTCCAGCGCCGGTTCAGAGCAATCAAAATATGTATAATGTCTTATTAAAGAAAGTGAAAATCGCTTTATCCCTAACAAGCGAAGAGATGTTAGAAGTATTTG
The genomic region above belongs to Priestia megaterium and contains:
- a CDS encoding ECF transporter S component, which translates into the protein MNSTYSPRESTKIKALSMHALFIALTFVATMFINIKLPIMGNGGLIHLGNVPLFIAAFIYGKKTGAIAGAFGMGLFDLISGWTAWAPFTFIIVGAMGFLAGLISEKAPGKRALVNTLAVVAALIVKIVGYYFAEVILYGNWILPLGSIPGNVMQVVIAGIIVVPLVARLKNRAVQI
- a CDS encoding YehS family protein, with product MDNNDILIRLRYALDLKNTEMVEIFTLGGEDVTKEDVLKILTRTPDEEDEDAVHADDHIPCTNSMLDSFLNGFITFKRGKQDPKPGQAPPAPVQSNQNMYNVLLKKVKIALSLTSEEMLEVFDDGGIRVSKAELGALLRKKGHKNYKPCKENFARKFLRGLTVQYRG